The nucleotide sequence AGCAGGTGGAAAGTAATCAGCTAAATAATATTAGAATATTGAAATATTTATTTTGAAAGGAAAATTAAAATGCGATTAAACTGGTATAAAATGTCACCGGAAGGTTACAAAGCAATGCTTGGCTTACAGAAAATTGTTGATGAAAGTAAAATAGATCACAGACTTTTAGAATTAATTAAAATAAGAGCATCACAGATTAATGGCTGTGCCCACTGTCTTGAGATGCATACAAAAGATTCTTTAGCTCTTGGCGAAAATGAACAAAGGATTTTTTTACTTTCTGCCTGGCGTGAAGCACCTCTCTACACAAAACGCGAAAGATCCGCACTCGCATGGTGCGAAGCGTTAACATACTTGCCCCAGTCCGGTGCACCGGATGAAGTTTACAATGAAGTTAAAAATCATTTT is from Ignavibacteriota bacterium and encodes:
- a CDS encoding carboxymuconolactone decarboxylase family protein, with the protein product MKMRLNWYKMSPEGYKAMLGLQKIVDESKIDHRLLELIKIRASQINGCAHCLEMHTKDSLALGENEQRIFLLSAWREAPLYTKRERSALAWCEALTYLPQSGAPDEVYNEVKNHFDDKELVELTMAIVAINAWNKLAVGFRSEVGNYVSKLTKKNESSKKLNT